One Mycolicibacterium fortuitum subsp. fortuitum genomic window carries:
- a CDS encoding TauD/TfdA dioxygenase family protein — protein MTDLTEKVRAGSPLTDTGLDIVPVAGYIGAEIRGVDLREELEAAVVEEIRNALHTYKVVFFRDQQIGHAEQIAFARRFGKVTPAHPHEEEAPEAFPEILPIDSRRYERQLGRKRTSYDNSWHTDVTALVNPPAASILRAHILPPYGGDTAWTNLVAAYENLPKDLRDFADKLDVRHQFNTRAVAGSQRDRKVREANLVTYHPAVRVHPVTGERALFVSPGFTRGVREIRGYSPTQSEAILKLLWEEATRTEYTVRFRWAPGSIAFWDNRATAHLAIDDAGHLDYDRVLYRVTLEGDVPVGVDGRASESVSGEPFYGS, from the coding sequence ATGACCGACCTCACCGAAAAAGTCAGGGCCGGCAGCCCGCTCACCGACACAGGCCTGGACATCGTTCCGGTCGCCGGATACATCGGCGCCGAGATCCGCGGAGTCGACCTTCGCGAGGAGTTGGAAGCCGCCGTCGTCGAGGAGATTCGCAACGCCCTGCACACCTACAAGGTGGTCTTCTTCCGCGACCAGCAGATCGGCCACGCCGAACAGATCGCCTTCGCGCGGAGGTTCGGCAAGGTCACCCCGGCTCACCCGCACGAGGAGGAAGCGCCCGAGGCGTTCCCCGAGATCCTGCCGATCGACAGCCGGCGCTACGAGCGCCAGCTGGGCCGCAAGCGCACCTCCTACGACAACAGTTGGCACACCGACGTCACCGCGCTGGTGAACCCACCCGCGGCCTCGATCTTGCGGGCACACATCCTCCCGCCCTACGGCGGGGACACCGCGTGGACCAATCTCGTTGCGGCATACGAGAACCTACCGAAGGATCTGCGTGACTTCGCTGACAAACTCGATGTCCGGCACCAGTTCAACACCCGTGCTGTGGCAGGCAGTCAGCGCGACCGCAAGGTTCGGGAGGCGAATCTGGTGACGTATCACCCCGCGGTCCGGGTGCATCCGGTCACGGGGGAGCGGGCGCTGTTCGTCAGTCCCGGGTTCACCCGCGGCGTCCGTGAGATCCGTGGTTACTCGCCGACACAGAGTGAGGCGATCCTCAAGTTGCTGTGGGAGGAGGCAACCCGCACCGAGTACACCGTCCGGTTCCGCTGGGCACCCGGCAGCATCGCGTTCTGGGACAACCGGGCCACGGCGCACCTGGCGATCGACGATGCCGGCCACCTCGATTACGACCGGGTTCTGTACCGCGTCACTCTCGAAGGCGATGTCCCGGTCGGCGTCGACGGCCGGGCGTCCGAGTCGGTGTCCGGCGAGCCCTTCTACGGGTCCTGA
- a CDS encoding SDR family NAD(P)-dependent oxidoreductase, with translation MDTPIAVVTGASRGAGRGIACALLASGWRVYVTGRTVTDPGEGGVAVPLDHSDDAAVAALFDRIAEQEGRLDLLVNNAAAVHDDLVNPKPFWEKPIELADVLDVGLRSAYVASWYAAPLLLAAERGLIAFTSSPGSVCYMHGPAYGAQKAGVDKLAADMAVDFADTGVSTVSIWMGILLTEKFKAAFAGHPDALAKTAEHAETPEFTGYLIDALYRDPELSQLSGRTVIGAELATRYGITDEGGRVPPSHRDMLGAPREPSSAVVR, from the coding sequence GTGGATACCCCGATCGCTGTCGTCACCGGGGCGAGTCGTGGCGCCGGCCGCGGGATCGCCTGCGCTCTACTCGCCTCGGGCTGGCGGGTGTACGTCACCGGACGGACGGTCACCGATCCGGGGGAGGGCGGCGTCGCCGTACCGTTGGACCACTCCGACGACGCGGCCGTGGCTGCGCTGTTCGACAGGATCGCCGAGCAGGAGGGCCGACTGGATCTTCTGGTCAACAATGCCGCCGCCGTCCACGATGATCTGGTCAACCCGAAGCCCTTCTGGGAGAAGCCGATCGAGCTGGCCGACGTGCTGGATGTGGGGTTGCGCTCGGCCTATGTGGCGTCCTGGTATGCCGCACCGCTGCTGCTCGCCGCTGAACGCGGCCTGATCGCGTTCACCTCGTCGCCAGGCTCGGTCTGCTACATGCACGGTCCCGCTTATGGCGCCCAGAAGGCCGGCGTGGACAAGCTGGCCGCGGACATGGCAGTCGATTTCGCCGACACCGGGGTGTCGACGGTGTCGATCTGGATGGGCATCCTGCTCACCGAGAAATTCAAGGCCGCCTTCGCCGGGCATCCCGACGCCCTGGCGAAAACCGCCGAGCACGCCGAAACGCCCGAGTTCACCGGCTACCTGATCGACGCGCTGTACCGCGACCCGGAGCTGTCGCAGTTGTCCGGGCGCACCGTGATCGGTGCCGAACTCGCGACCCGATATGGCATCACCGACGAAGGCGGGCGGGTGCCGCCGTCACACCGGGACATGCTGGGAGCGCCGAGAGAACCGAGCTCGGCCGTCGTCCGATAA
- a CDS encoding DUF1990 domain-containing protein — translation MKLHDLARLSLTYPDVGATAGDLPAGYHHTRASKVIGTGRDRFEQSGDAVLRWGMQHGAGLRVQATSESAAVGTELIVRLGPVPAPCRVVYVLDETDRRGFAYGTLAGHPETGEELFSVRYDAATDEVRAEVVAFSRPATWWSRLGGPVTRLLQKVVTRRYLTGI, via the coding sequence GTGAAACTGCATGACCTGGCGCGGCTGTCGTTGACCTATCCGGACGTGGGTGCCACAGCCGGCGACCTGCCTGCCGGTTACCACCACACCCGCGCCTCGAAGGTGATCGGGACAGGTCGTGACCGCTTCGAGCAGTCCGGCGACGCCGTGTTGCGCTGGGGAATGCAACACGGCGCTGGTCTGCGGGTGCAGGCGACCTCCGAGTCCGCCGCGGTGGGAACCGAACTGATCGTCCGGCTGGGCCCTGTCCCGGCGCCCTGCCGGGTGGTCTATGTGCTCGACGAAACCGATCGCCGTGGATTCGCCTACGGCACGCTGGCCGGCCATCCCGAAACGGGCGAGGAGTTGTTCTCGGTCCGCTACGACGCCGCGACCGACGAGGTGCGCGCCGAGGTCGTGGCGTTCTCCCGTCCGGCCACCTGGTGGAGCCGGCTGGGCGGCCCGGTGACCCGACTGCTCCAGAAGGTGGTGACCCGCCGCTACCTGACCGGCATCTGA